The following is a genomic window from Citrifermentans bemidjiense Bem.
GCAGGTGATCGACAACGCCATAAAGTTCTCCAAGGATACCGGACTTGTCTGCGTCACCATGAGAAACCGCGCCGGCAGTTGCCAGATCTCGGTGGAAGACAACGGCATCGGCATACCCAAGGAGCAGTTGCCCAAGATCTTCGAGAAGTTCTACCAGGTGGACGCCGATCGGACCGGGCAGGTCCGCGGCTTCGGCCTCGGCCTTTTCTACGCCCGCCTGTTCATCAGGATGCACGGCGGCAGCATCAGCATCGAAAGCGAGCTGAATGTCGGCACCCGCGTCCTCATCAGCATCCCCCACACTACCAGTCAAAGCCCCTGATAGATCGTAGCATCGGCCTTTCAGTCAAACCCTCTTTGAAGTTGATTATTTCCCTCTATCTGCTATATTAACGTCTTTCAAAACGGCCATAAACTATGAAAGAGGCGCCAATGCAGCAACTCATAGAAAAGGCGAGCACACTCATGGAGGCGCTCCCTTATATCAGACGTTTTTCCGGCAAGACTATCGTCATCAAGTACGGCGGCCACGCGATGGCTGATGAGAAGCTCAGGAAGTCTTTCGCACTCGACGTCATCCTGCTCAAATACATTGGCATCAATACCGTGGTAGTACACGGCGGCGGTCCGCAGATAAACGAGACACTGAAGCGCTACGGCATAGTGTCAGAGTTCGTGAAGGGGATGCGCGTCACCGATAAAGAGACGATGGGCGTCGTGGAGATGGTCCTGACCGGGCAGGTCAACCGCGAGGTGGTGGGATACATCAACCAGAACGGCGGCCGCGCGGCCGGACTCTCCGGCAAAGACGGCGACCTCTTGATCTGCGAGAAGCTGCTGCAGGAAGTAAAGAGCGAAGACGGCAGCACCGAGACGGTCGACATCGGTTTCGTCGGCGACGTAGTCGAGGTGAACCCCGCCATATTACAGGCATTGGAAAAGGGGGGCTTCATACCGGTCATAGCGCCGGTAGGAGTAGGTCGAGCCGGGGAGAGCTACAACATCAACGCCGACGTCGTGGCCGGCAAGGTCGCGGCCGCCCTTAACGCCGAAAAACTGATCCTTTTGACCGACGTCTCGGGAGTGAAGAGCAAGGAGGGGGAACTCCTCTCCAGCATCCCGCTCGCCGATGTCCCCGCCCTCATCGACAACGGCACCGTCACCGGCGGGATGATCCCCAAGGTCACCTGCTGCACCGACGCGCTTGCCGCCGGGGTCAAGAAGGCCCACATCGTGGACGGCCGGATCGAGCACGCGATCCTGCTGGAGATCTTCACCAACGTCGGGATCGGGACGGAAATACAGGCTTAACTGCCAACTGCCGTTCAACGTTCAATGTTCGACAAAATTCGAGCCAGTAGAAGCCTCACCGTACGGCGCCGTCACAGTGAGAAGGACAACTAGCCCACGCCCCCCTCGAACGTTGAACATCGAACCTCGAACAGTTTTGGGATGGATGGTACGGCGCCGTCACAGTGAAGAGACAACGCTGCCGACGCCGCCTCTCGAACGTTGAACCCGGAACGTTGAACGGTTTCTAGGAGATTCTATGAATTCAGCAGCATGGATGGAAAAAGCTGACAAATATATCATGAAGACCTACGGCCGCTATCCGCTGGTCCCGGTGAAGGGCGATGGATGCTACCTGTGGGACGCGGACGGCAAGAAGTACCTGGACTTCCTCGCGGGGGTCGCGGTGAACAACCTGGGGCACTGCCACCCGAAGGTGACGGCGGCCCTCGCCAAGCAGGCGGCGGAGCTGATCCACTGCTCGAACTACTACCATATCCCGCAGCAGATCGAACTGGCCGAGCTTCTTTGCGGACTCTCCTTCGCGGACAAGGCGTTCTTCTGCAACTCGGGCGCCGAGGCTAACGAGGCGGCCATCAAGCTGGCCAGGAAGTACAGCCGCGAGAAGTACGGCGTCGACCGCTACGAAATCATCACCGCCATCTCCTCCTTCCACGGCCGCACCATGGCCACGGTCTCGGCGACCGGGCAGGAGAAGGTGCAGAAATTCTTCGATCCCCTGCTGCACGGGTTCCGCCATGTGCCGTTCAATGACGCCAAGGCGCTCAAGGAGGCCATCGGCCCCTGCACCTGCGCCATCATGCTGGAGCCGATCCAGGGCGAGGGTGGCGTGGTGGTCCCGGACGCCGCCTACTTCCAAAAGGTGCGCCAGATTTGCGACGAGAACAACCTGATCCTCATCTTCGACGAGGTGCAGGTGGGGATGGGCAGGACCGGGAAGATGTTTGCCCACGAGCACTTCGGCATCACCCCCGACATCATGACGCTGGCCAAGGCGCTGGCCGGCGGCGCCCCCATCGGGACCATGCTCGCCACCGAGAAGCTTGCGGCAGCCTTCTCCCCAGGAACCCACGGCTCCACTTTCGGCGGCAACCCGCTGGTCACCGCCGCCGCCGTCGCCACCATCAGGGCCATGCAGGAAGAAGGGGTCCTGAACCACTGCGAGGAGATCGGCGAGTACCTGATGGGCGAGTTGGAGGCGCTGAAGCATAAGTTCCCCGGGTTCATCACCGACGTGCGGGGCATCGGCCTCATGATCGGGGTCGAGCTTTCCATCCCCGGCGGCGACCTGGTGAAGACCGCCCTCTCCCGGGGGCTCCTCTTGAACTGCGCCCAGGAAAAGGTGCTCCGTTTCGTGCCGCCCTTGATCGTCGGAAAGAAAGAAGTGGACGAGATGCTCAGCATTTTGACCGGAATTCTGCAGGAACTTTAACTGCTCCCTCCCCCTCCCTTGACGGGAGGGGGAAGTTGATATGAGGTGCCGGCTCGGCCGGCACCATTAAAACTAGAAACGAGACCACACCACATGAAAAGAGACTTCCTCGCGCTGAGCCAGTTCTCGAAGGCTGAACTGGACGCGATCTTCCTGTTGACCAAAGAGCTCAAGGAAAAGCAAAAAAAGGGCGTCGAGCACCACCTTTTGAAAGGGAAGTCCCTCGCCATGATCTTCGAGAAGTCCTCCACCCGCACCAGGCTCTCCTTCGAGATCGGGATGTACCAGCTGGGAGGGCACCCGCTCTTCATCTCCAGCAAGGACTCGCAGATGGGTCGCGGCGAGCCGATCAAGGACACCGCCCGCGTCATGGCGCGCTACTGCGACGGCGTCATGATCCGTACCTTCGCCCAGGAGACGGTGGAAGAGTTCGCCAAATACGCCTCCGTCCCCATCATCAACGGGCTCACCGACCTGCACCACCCCTGCCAGATCATGGCCGACATCTTCACCGTGATCGAGCACAGGGGGGGGTACCAGGGGCTCAAGTTCGCCTGGATCGGCGACGGAAACAACATGGCCAACAGCTGGATCGAAGCCGCGGCCATCTTCGGCTTCGACCTGACCCTCGCCTGCCCCGAGGGGTACGACCCGAACCCGCAGGTGCTTGAGTGGGCGCAAAAGCACGCCAGCTCCAAGATCGTCGTCACCCGCGACCCGAAAGTCGCCGCCCAGGACGCGGACGTCTTGAACACCGACGTCTGGGCTAGCATGGGACAGGAAGAGGAGCAGAAGATCAGGGAGAAGGCTTTCGCCGGATTCCAGCTGAACGAGGAGCTCCTCGATCTCGCCAAGGGGAACGCCATGGTGCTGCACTGCCTGCCGGCCCACCGCGGCGAGGAGATCACCGACGACGTCATCGAAGGCCCCCACTCCGCGGTCTGGGACGAGGCGGAGAACCGGCTGCACGTGCAAAAGGCCATCATGGCCATTTTGATGAAATAATCGGACCGATCCAAACGATCCGACCGATCACACAAAGATAAGGAGAACCCATGGCAAAGAAAGAAGTGAAAAAGATCGTCCTCGCCTACTCCGGCGGGCTTGACACCTCCATCATCCTCAAATGGCTCAAAAACGAGTACGGCTGCGAAGTGGTCACCTTCTCCGCTGACCTGGGACAGGGAGACGAGCTGGAGCCGGTTCGCGAGAAGGCGTTCAAGACGGGCGCCGACAAGGTCTACATCGACGACCTGCGCGAAGAGTTCGTGCGCGACTTCGTGTACCCGATGTTCCGCGCCAACGCGATCTACGAAGGGTCTTATCTCCTCGGCACCTCCATAGCGCGCCCGCTGATCGCTAAGCGCCAGATGGAAATCGCCAAGATCGAAGGGTGCGACGCGGTCTCTCACGGCGCCACCGGCAAGGGTAACGACCAGGTTCGCTTCGAGCTCGCCTACTACCACTTCAACCCCGGCATCACCGTCGTGGCCCCGTGGAGGGAATGGAAGCTCAACTCCCGCCAGGCGCTGATCAACTACGCGAAGAGAAACGACATCCCGATCCCGATCACCAAGAAGCGCCCCTGGTCTTCCGACCGGAACCTTTTGCACATCTCCTTCGAAGGCGGCATCCTGGAGGATACCTGGCTGGAGCCCCCCGAGAACATGTTCGTGCTGACCAAGGCTCCGGAGAAGGCGCCGAACAAGCCGCAGTACATCGAGATCGAGTTCGAAAAAGGGAACGCGGTGGCTGTCGACGGCGTGCGCATGTCCCCGGCTGAGCTTTTGGCTCACCTGAACACCATCGGCGGCGAGCACGGCATCGGCCGCGTCGACCTCCTGGAGAACCGTTCGGTCGGCATGAAGTCCCGCGGCGTGTACGAGACCCCGGGCGGCACCATCCTGCGCGAGGCGCACATGGCCGTCGAGCAGATCACCATGGACCGTGAAGTCATGCACCTGAGGGACTCCCTGATCCCGCGCTACGCAGAGATGATCTACAACGGCTACTGGTTCTCACCGGAGCGCGAGATGATGCAGTGCATGATCGACGAATCCCAGAAGACCGTGAACGGCGTGGCAAGGCTGAAGCTCTACAAAGGTCACTGCCGCACCGTAGGCAGGAAATCCGAGAGCGACTCGCTCTTCAACCTCGACTTCGCCACCTTCGAGAAGGATCAGGTCTACAACCAGGCGGACGCCGAGGGCTTCATCAAGCTGAACTCCCTGAGGCTCAGGATCCGTTCGCTCATGCTGGCCAACAAGAACAAGTAAGGCAACTGGCAGTACAGGAGGGTCCATAGGGGCACGAAACCTTTCGTGCCCCTATCTCGCTTTATATGGAGCAAAACGAGTTCAAGGCGGGCCATATTGTCACCTCGGTGGTAGCCGTCATCATCGACACCGACGACCGGGTGCTTCTCACCAAGCGCAACGTCCCTCCCTTCCAGGGCGAATGGGTGATGCCGGGTGGGAAGATCGATCTCGGGGAGCCCATCGTAGCCGCGCTCAAGCGCGAGGTGTGGGAGGAAGTAGGCCTCGAAGTGGAGGTAGGGGAGTTGATCGACGTCTTCGAGCATGTGACGCCAGGCGAAGACAACTATCACTTCATCATAATCTATTACCGCTGCACCCCGCTTTACTGCGACGTGAAGCACAACCGGGACGAAGTGTCCGAGGCGCGCTGGGTAGCCGCCGAAGAATTGGCGGAGTACAAGATCCCCGCCGGCGCACGGTTCATTCTGGGAAAAACGTTTAAAACCGTTTAAAACCGTTTAGAACCGTTTAGAACCAATTGACAATTGATAATTGACAATTGACAATGGGAACCCCTTCTCAGCTCCACTGTCACTTGTCCATCTTCAACTGCCGCAGTTCTTTGTCATCATTTAGTGCAGCTACTTGTTCGTCAGTGCTCAGCTGTTCATTGTCAATCGTCAATCGTACATTGGTAAGTGAAGTTCAGCCGTTCGTTGTCAATTGTTGTGTTGGTGTTCAGGTTTTAGTTGTCAATTGTCAACCGTCAATTGGTTTACGGCCTTTCGTTGTCAATTATCAATTGTCAATTGTCAATTGGTTTACGGGGTTAGTGTGGTCAAGATCATCGAGAAACATGTCCAGCTCGATTTCCCCCTGGGCCATCACCTGCACTGTCTCATCGCCCAGATCCCGAACCGGCTGAGGCGCCGGGACCACCTCTTCACGCTGGAAAAGCCCGAAGAGCAGTGGCGCATGGTGCAAAGCGTGCTCGACCTCGTGGCGGCGGGCGACGGGAACCTGAAGCGGCTGCACTTTCTCATGTTCCCGGAAACTTCGGTACCGCTGTCGCACTTTGACGAGATGCTCTCGACCATCGAGCACAAGTTCCGCCCCAACACGGTGACCATGTTCGGCTTGGAACAGATCACCCTGGAGCAGTACCGCAGCCTGCTGATCCGGTTCCACGCGGACAACGCCGACGCCCTGGAATGCGTCGAGCACGACGTGGATTCCGGCGACATCCTCGGCATGCCGGTCAACTGGTGCTGCGTCGCCATCAAGGAATCGACCGGCAGGGTCCGGGTCTTCCTCGAAGCGAAGACGCACCCTTTCCGCGGCGAGGAGTTCCTGGACAAGGACCACGACCTGTACCGCGGGCGCCATTTCTACCTCTTCAGGGGGGAACCGGCCTGCTTCAACTTCATGACGATAATCTGCCTCGATTACCTCTACCGCGACCTCTACTCGTCCAACATCAAGCAGATCATCGATCACTCGAACCGGCTCTTTTTCACCATGAGGCAGTCCCTGGACGCCCTCTTCGTGATCCAGTGCAACCCGAAACCGGAGCACCGCTCCTATCGCGAGGTGCTCTCGGGCTTCTACGGCGAGTACCTTGAGGACACGCCGGGGGTGCGCGAAACGGTGACGCTCTTCGGCAACTGTTCCGACGAAAGCGAGATCCAGGGGGTCCGCTGCGCTCCCTGCTACGGGATTTCCTTCGTGGCTATCAGCGCGAAGCACAAGATGCCCCCTTACCAGGAGCGGGAGTTCTCCAGCGACGATTTCGACGGCGCGCCGGTCTGCCGCCTGCGCTTCAGCTCGGGAACGAGACTCTTCTATTTCAACCTCCCCCTGAACCACGAACTGGACCCGCGAACGTCCAGGGTTCCCCTCAAGGTGCACGCGGTGATGCGCTGGGCCGGCGAGGAGTGGGTCAAGGTGGGGGACGGCGAGGGGCAGTCCTCGCGGTAACCGGCAGATTTTTTTTAAAAGCACGCATCCCCCCTCCCCTTGCGGGAGGGGGTTAGGGGGTGGGGGTAGGCGCAACGACAGCGCTTATTGCAGCTCCACCCACCCCCCGGCCCCCTCCCGTCCAGGGAGGGAGGGGCGAAAACCAGCAGCAGGAGACAAACATGTCCAAAGACAAGCTGTGGGGCGGGCGTTTCACCCAACCCACCGACAAGTTCGTAGAAGAATTCACCGCCTCCATCAACTTCGATAAGCGCCTGTACCACCAGGACATCCGCGGCTCCATCGCCCACGCCACCATGCTGGGCAAGCAGGGGATCATCCCGGTTGCCGACGTCGAAAGCATCGTCTCGGGGCTGAAGACTATCCTGGAGCAGATCGAGGCGGGCGAGTTCGACTTCTCGGTCTCTTTGGAAGATATCCACATGAACATCGAGGCGCGGCTCTCCGAGAAGATCGGCGACGCCGGCAAGAGGCTCCACACCGGCCGCTCCAGAAACGACCAGGTGGCGCTCGACATCAGGCTCTACCTGCGGGACGAACTGGTGGAGGTCTCGGCGTACATCGACCTCCTGATCGACGCCATCATCCACCAGGCGGAGGAGAACCTCGGCGTGATCATGCCGGGCTTCACCCACCTGCAGACCGCCCAGCCGATCCTCTTCTCGCACCACATGATGGCCTACCACGAGATGCTCAAGCGGGACAAGGCGCGTATGGAGGACTGCCTGAAAAGGACCAACGTGCTTCCCCTGGGCGCAGGCGCCCTGGCCGGGACCACCTTCCCCATCGACCGCGAGTATGTGGCGGAACTCCTCGACTTCGACGGTGTCACCCGCAACTCGCTCGACTCGGTCTCCGACCGCGACTTCGCCATGGAGTTCTGCGCCGCCTCGTCGATCCTGATGGTGCACCTCTCCCGCTTCTCGGAGGAGCTGATCCTCTGGTCCACCAGCGAGTTCAAGTTCGTGGAGCTCTCCGACTCCTTCTGCACCGGCTCCTCCATCATGCCGCAGAAGAAGAACCCGGACGTCCCGGAGCTGGTGCGCGGCAAGACCGGCCGCGTCAACGGCAACCTGGTGGCCCTCTTGACCCTGATGAAATCGCTCCCGCTCGCCTACAACAAGGACATGCAGGAAGACAAGGAGCCGTTATTCGACACCATCGACACCGTGAAAGGGTGCCTCAAGGTCTTCGCCGACATGGTGCGCGAAATGAAGATCAACCCGGAGCGGATGAAGACCGCCGCGGCAGCGGGTTTCTCCACCGCGACCGATGTGGCCGACTACCTGGTGCGTAAGGGAATCCCCTTCCGCGACGCCCACGAGATCGTTGGTAAGACGGTGCGCTACTGCATCGAGAACGAGATGGACATCCCCGAGCTTTCGCTTGCCGAGTGGCAGCTTTTCTCCGGGCGCATCGAGGAGGACATCTTCGAATCGATCACCCTGCAGGCCTCGGTCAACGCCCGTCGCGCGACCGGCGGCACCGCGCTGGAGCGGGTGCGCGCGGAGATCGCCCGGGCCAAGGAAGGTAGGTAACCGGTGGCGGTCTTGAGGGGAATTTGCTGCGGCTTCATCCTGGCGGCGACGCTGGCGCTTCTTTCCGGCTGCGGCAAGAAAGGACCGCTGGTGCCGCCGGAAGCGCTGGTGCCGGCGCCGGTCACGAACCTGGCGCTGGCCCAGAAGGATGGACGGTTCCAGGTGAGATGGTCCGCGCCTTCGAAGCAGGAAGGGGGCGCCGCGCTTAAGGACCTGGCCGGCTTTCTCCTGTTCAAGCGCGTAGTGCTCCCCCCCAACGACGATTGCGAGGAATGCGCGACCGCCTACGGCGAACCGGTGAAGATAGAAATCGAGTACCCCAAGGCGGCAAAGCGCTCCGGGAACTTCTGGGTCTACGACGACCGCGACCTGACCACCGGGAAGCTGTACCAGTATAAGCTCCGCTCCTTCACGACGGCAGGTGTCCAGAGCAAGGATTCCAACCGGGTGCGCCGTACCGCGGCCATCCCACCGCTCCCCCCCGTGCTGGAGGCCGCATCCTCCGCCGAAGCGGTGACGCTTTCCTTTGTGGGGCTCCCCCCGGAGCAGGGAACGCCCGCCGGGTACAACATCTACCGCAGCAAGAAGGGGGAAGAGTTCCCCCTCTTCCCGCTCAACGCGACGCCGGTCACCGCCAACAACTACATAGACCACCTCCCGCAATTCGGCGTTCCCTTCAGCTATGCGGTCACGAGCGTCGCCACGGTAGGGGAAGAGACCGTAGAGAGCGCACCCTCAAACGTTGCGGAAGGTTCCCTGACGCTTCCTGAATAACCCCCTCTCCTTGCCTTTTTAAGAGGTTCATGATAATAACCGAGGGCACGAATTAACCTTTTCAGGCGCCGTCTGGGCGCCTTTTGGAGCGGTCATGAAGATCACAAGAGAACAGGTGGAGCATGTGGCGCGGCTCGCCCGGCTGGAGCTTTCCGAAGCCGAGCTGGACACCTTCACCGGGCAGATGGACTCGATACTTTCCTACGTGGAGAAGCTGAACGCACTGGACACCGAGGGGATCGTGCCGACCTCCCACGCGGTCCCGATGGAGAACGCCTTCAGGGCGGACGAGGCGACCGGCTCGATCGGCGTCGAGGCGGCCCTGGCCAACGCCCCCCTGCGCGCCCAGAGCTTCTTCAGGGTTCCCAAGGTCATCGAGTAAAGGCAGTCTGAGTCTGACAGGTCTGACAGCTGAGACTGACCACAAAATCGCTCAACACCGGAGTTTTGCAATGGAAATTTTCGACCTAACCATACACGAGCTGCATGAGAAGCTGAAGGCGAAGGAGGTCTCTTCCGTCGAGGCGACCCGCGCCATGCTGGACCGGATCGAGGCGGTGGACAGCCAGGTGAACGCCTACATCACCGTGACCCCGGAGCAGGCGCTGGTACAGGCTGAGGACGCGGACCGCCGCATCGCCGCTGGCGAAATCGCGCCTCTGACCGGCATCCCGGTCGGCCTCAAGGACATATTCGTCACCAAGGGAATCCGCACCACCTGCGGCTCGCGCATCCTGGAAAACTTCGTCCCCCCCTACGACGGCACAGCGGTAGCAAAGCTTAAAGAGCAGGGCGCGGTCATCGTCGGCAAGCTGAACCAGGACGAGTTCGCCATGGGCTCCTCCAACGAGTCGAGCTACTTCGGCCCCTGCAAGAACCCGTGGGATCTTTCCTGCACGCCGGGCGGCTCCTCCGGGGGCTCCGCCGCCGCCATCGCCGCACGCACCGCGACCGCGACGCTCGGAACCGATACCGGCGGCTCGATACGCCAACCGGCCTCGCACTGCGGCTGCGTGGGCCTGAAGCCGACCTACGGCAGGGTCTCCCGCTACGGCGTCATCGCTTACGCCTCCTCGCTGGATCAGGTAGGCCCGCTCACCCGCGACGTTACCGACTCGGCACTCCTTTTGGGAGCGGTGGCAGGTTACGACCCGATGGATTCCACCTCGGTCAACACCCCGGTCCCCGACTACGTCGCCTCCCTCGCCAAAGGCGTAAAGGGTATAAAGATCGGCCTTCCCAAGCAGTACTTCATCGAGGGTCTCGACCCGGACGTGAAGCGCGCCATGGACGAGGCGATCGCCATGTACAAGAGCCTCGGCGCCGACATTCGTGAAGTGAGCCTCCCCAACACCGAGTACGCCGTCGCCACCTACTACATCATCGCCACCGCAGAGGCTAGCGCCAACTTGGCCCGCTACGACGGCGTCCGCTTCGGGCACCGCGCAGAGGATGCCAGGGGCCTGGCGCAGATGTACTCCAAGAGCCGCGCCGAGGGGTTCGGCCCCGAGGTTAAGCGCCGCATCATGTTGGGAACCTACGCCCTTTCCTCCGGCTACTACGACGCCTACTACGTCAAGGCGCAGAAGGTGCGCACCCTGATCCAGCAGGACTTCCTGAACGCCTTTAAGGAAGTCGACGTGCTGTTGACCCCGATAGCGCCCACCCCGGCCTTCAAGATCGCGGAAAAGCTCGAGGACCCGCTGCAGATGTACCTCTCCGACATCTTCACCATTCCGGTGAACCTGGCCGGAACCTGCGGCATCTCCGTTCCCGCCGGGTTCAGCGCCGCAGGACTTCCCATCGGGCTGCAACTGGTAGGGAAACCGTTCGGCGAGCAGGAAATCCTCACCGCCGCGTACTCCTTCGAAAGGGAGACGCAGTGGCACCTGAAGAAGGCGCCGCTGTAAAACAAAGTCAAAACCATTGGCACGGAGAACGTCTGAGGACTTCTGAGAAAACCGTGAACCAGAGAATTTAAGACTCAAAGCCTTTAGCGGTTAAGACCAAAAGCCGTTGTTTGGTTTGCTCAGATTTCCTCAGATTTTCTCCTTGCTAACGGTTTTAGGTTTTTTGGAGCTATCTATGAAATATCAGGTCGTCATCGGGCTCGAGGTCCACACCCAGCTCACCACCAACACCAAGATCTTCTGCGGCTGCTCGACCCGCTTCGGGGCGGAGCCGAACTCCCAGACCTGCCCGGTCTGCCTCGGCTTACCAGGCGCGCTCCCGGTACTGAACCAGCAGGTGGTGGAATACGCCATCCGCGCCGGACTCGCCACCAACTGCTCCATCACCAAAAGGAACGTCTTCGCCCGGAAAAACTACTTCTACCCTGACCTCCCGAAGGGTTACCAGATCAGCCAGTTCGACCTCCCCATCTGCCAGCACGGCCACCTGGACATCGAGGTGGAGGGCGAAAAGAAACGGATCGGGATCACCCGCATCCACATGGAGGAGGACGCCGGCAAGTTGGTGCACGCTGACATCCCCGGGGTGGACGATTCCTGCGTCGACCTGAACCGCGCCTGCACGCCGCTACTGGAGATCGTCTCGGAGCCGGACATGCGCTCCCCGGACGAGGCAATCGCCTACCTGAAGAAGCTGCACCAGATCGTCATGTATCTGGGGATCTGCGACGGCAACCTGGAGGAAGGGAGCTTCCGCTGCGACGCGAACGTATCGCTCATGCCGGTCGGCTCCAACGTCTTCGGCACCCGCGCGGAACTGAAGAACATCAACTCCTTCAAGTTCATCAAGCAGGCAATCGAGTACGAGATTGAGCGCCAGGCCGAGATCCTCGACGACGGCGGCAAGGTGGTCCAGGAAACCCGACTTTTCGACCCGAACACCGGCACCACCCGCTCCATGCGCGGCAAGGAGGAGGCGCACGACTACCGCTACTTCCCGGACCCCGACCTGGTCCCGGTGATCATCTCGGACGACTGGATCGAGAAGGTGCGCGGCGGGCTGCCCGAGCTTCCCGAGGCGAAGCGCGCGCGCTTCATGTCGGAAGGAGGGGCCGTATTTGGCGGCTCTGCATTCGGACTCCCCGAGTACGACGCCGAGGTCCTGGTGGCAAGCCGCGAGCTGGCGCAGTACTTCGAGGACACGGTCGCGCTCTTCCCGCAGGCCAAGACCGTCTCCAACTGGGTCATGGGCGAAGTCACCCGCGCCCTCAACGACGACAACAACCGCTCCATCGCCGAGTGCCCGGTCACCCCGGCTCTCTTGGCCGACCTCCTGAAGCTGATGGAGAAAGGGACCATCTCCGGCAAGATCGCCAAGACCGTCTTCGACGAGATGTACAAGACCGGCAAGGCGTCGGAGAAGATCGTCGAGGAGAAGGGTCTGGTGCAGGTCTCCGACACCGGAGCCATCGAGGCCATGGTGGACGAGGTGCTGGAGAAGAACCCCGGGCAGGTAGCCGAGTACAGGGGTGGCAAAGAGACCCTTTTCGGCTTCTTCGTGGGCCAAGTCATGCGCGCCTCCAAAGGGAAGGCGAACCCCGCCGTCGTAAACGAACTGCTGCTAAAGAAACTCAACAGCTAACTACGACACCATCTTTCAGACCGAACAACCTGCTCCCCCCCCTCCCTTGACGGGAGGGGGTCGGGGGGTGGGTGAAGCTGCCACCGGATCAGCCGTGGCGCCTTCCCCCCCCACCCCGACCCTCCCCCGCCAGGGGGGAGGGAGCAAAGACAGTGCTTTCGAGGTAGACGATGTCCTTCAGAACCATAGAGTGGCGCGACAACAAGGTGATCATGATAGACCAGACCAGGCTCCCGGCCGAGGAGGTCTACAACGAGTACACCGACTTTCAGGGTGTGGCCCAGGCCATTCGCGGCATGGTGGTGCGCGGAGCTCCCGCCATCGGCATCGCCGCCGCCATGGGGGTCGCTCTCGGGGCGCGCGAGATCATCGCCGACAGCTTCGACACCTTCTACCGCCAGCTCGAAAACGTCTGCGAAGTGATCGGACGCACCCGCCCCACCGCGGTCAACCTCTTCTGGGGCCTGGAGCGGATGAAGCGGGTCGCCCTGCAGCATAAGGAGCTGAATCTCAACTCGATCCGGGAACTGCTGAAGGCGGAGGCGATCAGCATCGAGACCGAGGACCTCGCCATCTGCAAGGAGATCGGCAGGCACGGCGCCGCGCTGGTCAAGGAGGGCGCCTCCATCCTCACCCACTGCAACGCAGGCGGGCTGGCGACGGCAGGTTACGG
Proteins encoded in this region:
- the lptM gene encoding LPS translocon maturation chaperone LptM, with translation MAVLRGICCGFILAATLALLSGCGKKGPLVPPEALVPAPVTNLALAQKDGRFQVRWSAPSKQEGGAALKDLAGFLLFKRVVLPPNDDCEECATAYGEPVKIEIEYPKAAKRSGNFWVYDDRDLTTGKLYQYKLRSFTTAGVQSKDSNRVRRTAAIPPLPPVLEAASSAEAVTLSFVGLPPEQGTPAGYNIYRSKKGEEFPLFPLNATPVTANNYIDHLPQFGVPFSYAVTSVATVGEETVESAPSNVAEGSLTLPE
- the gatC gene encoding Asp-tRNA(Asn)/Glu-tRNA(Gln) amidotransferase subunit GatC, whose translation is MKITREQVEHVARLARLELSEAELDTFTGQMDSILSYVEKLNALDTEGIVPTSHAVPMENAFRADEATGSIGVEAALANAPLRAQSFFRVPKVIE
- the gatA gene encoding Asp-tRNA(Asn)/Glu-tRNA(Gln) amidotransferase subunit GatA — translated: MEIFDLTIHELHEKLKAKEVSSVEATRAMLDRIEAVDSQVNAYITVTPEQALVQAEDADRRIAAGEIAPLTGIPVGLKDIFVTKGIRTTCGSRILENFVPPYDGTAVAKLKEQGAVIVGKLNQDEFAMGSSNESSYFGPCKNPWDLSCTPGGSSGGSAAAIAARTATATLGTDTGGSIRQPASHCGCVGLKPTYGRVSRYGVIAYASSLDQVGPLTRDVTDSALLLGAVAGYDPMDSTSVNTPVPDYVASLAKGVKGIKIGLPKQYFIEGLDPDVKRAMDEAIAMYKSLGADIREVSLPNTEYAVATYYIIATAEASANLARYDGVRFGHRAEDARGLAQMYSKSRAEGFGPEVKRRIMLGTYALSSGYYDAYYVKAQKVRTLIQQDFLNAFKEVDVLLTPIAPTPAFKIAEKLEDPLQMYLSDIFTIPVNLAGTCGISVPAGFSAAGLPIGLQLVGKPFGEQEILTAAYSFERETQWHLKKAPL
- the gatB gene encoding Asp-tRNA(Asn)/Glu-tRNA(Gln) amidotransferase subunit GatB; this encodes MKYQVVIGLEVHTQLTTNTKIFCGCSTRFGAEPNSQTCPVCLGLPGALPVLNQQVVEYAIRAGLATNCSITKRNVFARKNYFYPDLPKGYQISQFDLPICQHGHLDIEVEGEKKRIGITRIHMEEDAGKLVHADIPGVDDSCVDLNRACTPLLEIVSEPDMRSPDEAIAYLKKLHQIVMYLGICDGNLEEGSFRCDANVSLMPVGSNVFGTRAELKNINSFKFIKQAIEYEIERQAEILDDGGKVVQETRLFDPNTGTTRSMRGKEEAHDYRYFPDPDLVPVIISDDWIEKVRGGLPELPEAKRARFMSEGGAVFGGSAFGLPEYDAEVLVASRELAQYFEDTVALFPQAKTVSNWVMGEVTRALNDDNNRSIAECPVTPALLADLLKLMEKGTISGKIAKTVFDEMYKTGKASEKIVEEKGLVQVSDTGAIEAMVDEVLEKNPGQVAEYRGGKETLFGFFVGQVMRASKGKANPAVVNELLLKKLNS